DNA sequence from the Thalassotalea sp. 273M-4 genome:
TGAAATGATTGCATTGTTAAAACCTGAACGCCGTCAATATCGAGTCCAAACCATGGGCATGACCGAAGCTGGTATCGATCCTGGGTTGTTTCGGGACGTTTATGTGGCGTTAGGCGATCCATTAGAAGGTTCTGCTTGGGCCATTCGAGTGCATTACAAACCTTTTGTGCGCTGGATTTGGTTGGGGGCTATTTTCATGGCGCTCGGTGGCATTTTTGCGATGATGGATAAACGCTACCGTAATAAAGCACGTAAGAGTGCCGAACAGCAGACTAAGGTCATTGCTGCAAAGCCAGAAACCAGTATGACAGGAGTTTAATTGATGAAAATAATGATTCGACTGATCCCTTTTGTGGTGTTTGTGTTATTGGGGGTGTTGTTGTATCGAGGTCTATCGTTAAATCCACAAGAATTGCCGTCGGCTTTGGTCGACAAACCGTTTCCGCAATTTCGTTTAACGAGTCTGGAAAACCCTGAACAACAGCTTTCTAATCAAGATTTTGCACCAGGCATTAAACTGGTTAATGTATGGGCTACATGGTGCCCATCGTGTAAGTATGAGCATCCTTTTTTAGTCAAAATTTCTAAAGATCCTCGTTTTAGGATTTATGGCATTAATTACAAAGATGAACGTAACCTAGCGCAAGACTGGTTACAAAACTTTATGGACCCTTATCAGTTCTCGATTTTTGATCCAGAAGGGCGCCTTGGCTTAGATCTTGGGGTTTATGGCGCACCGGAAACGTTTGTCGTCGATCACAAAGGCATTGTTCGTAAACGATTTGCGGGAGTGTTAGAGCCCAATGTTTGGCAACGCGAGTTTTTACCTTTAATTAACACCATCGAAGATGAAATGGCTGCAGGGGGATCATAATGCGAATATTAAAATTAGGTCAGGTTATGCAATTGACGCTAACCATTTTATTGTTGTTGTCGCTCAAAGCAATTGCCAGCCCTGTTGATACCTATGTTTTTCCTGATCAAGTAACGAAAATTCGCTTTCAGGATTTAACCTACGAACTGCGCTGTCCAAAATGTCAAAATCAAAACTTAGCCGACTCTAATTCGCCTATCGCTGAAGATTTACGAAGAGAAGTCTACAACATGTTGATGGAAGGCAAGAGTGATACCGAAATTATGGACTTTATGGTCCAACGCTATGGTGAGTTTGTGCTGTATCGACCACGCGTTAACCCAACCACGTATATCTTATGGTTTAGCCCAATACTGTTTATTTTGGTCGGTGCGATGGTGATAGCGACATTTGTTCGACGTAAAAAAGCCAAACCGCCAGAACTTTCAGAAGAGCAAAAACAACAGCTTAAATCAATACTAAAGGATTAATTGTTCCCTATGACCTTACTTTGGATTTTCATTGGCGTACTGTTATTAGTCGCCCTATATATTGTATGGCGCCATTTTTTTAAAGCGCAATTAGCTCAGGTTAGCCAAGACGATACACGTGGGCAAACCAACAAAGATTTATACCATGAACATTTATCTGAATTAGAAAAAGATTTGGCTGAAGGTGGGATTGATCAAGAAAGCTTTGGCTATTTAAAGGAAGAACTCGATCGCAGTTTATTAATTGATATGGCAGCGACCGAAAAAGAACAGCAGACCAGCGATAAGAAAACCTCAAGCTGGTGGCCAATAGTGATCAGTGTTTTTATTATCGGCTTTTCTGGGCTGTTTTACGCAAACTATGGCGCTTATCAAGAGTTGGCTAGTCACAACAACGCGAGTACTTCAGGGCATGCCAATGTTAATCAAGAAGATGAAGCGCAACGCATTATTTCACAGTTGCAAACTTTACATCAAGAAGTTCAATCTAACCCACAAAACTCGCAAGCTTGGTTCCAGCTTGGTCGTCTCCTAAATTCCGTTGGTGAGTTTAATAGCGCCTATGTGGCCTTCGCTAAGGTGAATGAAATTGAAGGCGTACAAAGTGAAATCTTGGCCCTGCAAGCGCAAGCACGTTATTACCAAGCTGAGCAAAAAATGACCCCGGAAGTAAAGACCTTACTCGACCAAGCTTTTGCGATAAATCCACATGAACCTTCCGCTTTAATGTTACTGGGGATGGATCATTACCTCGGCAAAAGGTACTCACAAGCGGCCGACAGTTGGCAAAAAATCGTTGATGCAGGTCTTGCCGGTTCCAATCAGCAAGCCATCTTAACCGCGATTCAAGAAGCGCGCACCAAAGCCATAAACGCCACATTGTCGCCTGAGCAATCGGCAACCAATGATGCAGGGGCTAATGTGGCATCTAACGCAACGTCATCGCCAGCGGAGCAAACCGGCAATTCAAAGCCGAGTTTAAATATCACCGTATCGCTTGCCGATCATATCGTCGATAAACTTTCCAATGGTGAAGATCAAACCGTATTTATTTATGCGATTAATGCTAACGGGCCTAGAATGCCTCTGGCTGCGGTTAAGGTCCAAGCCAGTGATTTACCGATTAACGTGACCTTAGATAATTCGCGGGCAATGAGTCCTCAATTTAATTTATCTTCGGCTCAGCATGTCAATATTTTAGCGGTGGTTTCGTTCACTGGTCGCCCAGGTATTCAACCAGGCGACTTCAAAGGTGAATTAGAAAATATCGAGACGGGTTATGCCCAACCACTTAATTTGGTCATTGATACCGTAGCTCAGTAAAGCTAAATTTTGAATAAAAAGGGTTATCG
Encoded proteins:
- a CDS encoding cytochrome c-type biogenesis protein, with amino-acid sequence MRILKLGQVMQLTLTILLLLSLKAIASPVDTYVFPDQVTKIRFQDLTYELRCPKCQNQNLADSNSPIAEDLRREVYNMLMEGKSDTEIMDFMVQRYGEFVLYRPRVNPTTYILWFSPILFILVGAMVIATFVRRKKAKPPELSEEQKQQLKSILKD
- a CDS encoding DsbE family thiol:disulfide interchange protein, whose amino-acid sequence is MKIMIRLIPFVVFVLLGVLLYRGLSLNPQELPSALVDKPFPQFRLTSLENPEQQLSNQDFAPGIKLVNVWATWCPSCKYEHPFLVKISKDPRFRIYGINYKDERNLAQDWLQNFMDPYQFSIFDPEGRLGLDLGVYGAPETFVVDHKGIVRKRFAGVLEPNVWQREFLPLINTIEDEMAAGGS
- the ccmI gene encoding c-type cytochrome biogenesis protein CcmI codes for the protein MTLLWIFIGVLLLVALYIVWRHFFKAQLAQVSQDDTRGQTNKDLYHEHLSELEKDLAEGGIDQESFGYLKEELDRSLLIDMAATEKEQQTSDKKTSSWWPIVISVFIIGFSGLFYANYGAYQELASHNNASTSGHANVNQEDEAQRIISQLQTLHQEVQSNPQNSQAWFQLGRLLNSVGEFNSAYVAFAKVNEIEGVQSEILALQAQARYYQAEQKMTPEVKTLLDQAFAINPHEPSALMLLGMDHYLGKRYSQAADSWQKIVDAGLAGSNQQAILTAIQEARTKAINATLSPEQSATNDAGANVASNATSSPAEQTGNSKPSLNITVSLADHIVDKLSNGEDQTVFIYAINANGPRMPLAAVKVQASDLPINVTLDNSRAMSPQFNLSSAQHVNILAVVSFTGRPGIQPGDFKGELENIETGYAQPLNLVIDTVAQ